Proteins encoded together in one Miscanthus floridulus cultivar M001 chromosome 16, ASM1932011v1, whole genome shotgun sequence window:
- the LOC136511310 gene encoding uncharacterized protein, producing MKDSSYHSAKIAAYCREVRQLEDKFNGLKLNHILRRLNEAAAALAKAASSQEPVPMGVFASDQHKPSVCYEESEQASGGTPALGSGANQPLASSDPEVIELDKDPATEPDPLANWRTPYLDYVLHDVQPMGKTEARRLVHRTKSFVLIEGELYKRSHTRIL from the coding sequence atgaaggattcGAGCTATCACAGCGCCAAGATAGCTGCATATTGCCGAGAAGTCCGCCAGCTGGAGGATAAGTTCAATGgactcaagctcaatcacatcctgaggcgtctcaacgaggcggccgccGCACTAGCGAAAGCAGCATCCAGtcaagagccggtgccaatgggcgtcttcgccagtgatcaGCACAAGCCCTCGGTCTGCTATGAGGAATCAGAACAAGCCAGTGGTGGGACGCctgccctaggctcaggggctaaccagccgTTGGCTTCATCCGACCCTGAGGTCATAGAGCTTGACAAGGATCCGgcaacagagcctgaccctctagccaactggaggacgccttaccttGACTACGTCCTCCATGACGTGCAGCCAATGGGCAAGACAGAGGCTCGGAGGCTTGTGCAtcgcaccaagtcctttgtccttattgagggtgagctctacaagcgaagccacactagaATCCTATAG